The following proteins come from a genomic window of Sorghum bicolor cultivar BTx623 chromosome 3, Sorghum_bicolor_NCBIv3, whole genome shotgun sequence:
- the LOC110433282 gene encoding transcription factor PCL1-like isoform X2, giving the protein MLSPRGGRPHDPTARSALPSSSSTRHTDMEDDDDAGAGAGACGRVLEWEHGLPTEEELTPLSHPLVPPALAAAFRIDVRGTGTAFPSSPAFDCPVVFAHNSPTSHLSFRCEDEDEDEDDEGEGEREEEGEDATSGIGGSCGGGRAGKKARMVWTPELHHRFVEAVAHLGDKGAVPKAIVRLMNVEGLTRENVASHLQKYRIYLKRTRSPGKPQQPPPAFPPEYGSHFRTQQLSDTSSRSDYSAFSTSAATARSSNATKQLWDENGPDKRNTF; this is encoded by the exons ATGTTATCCCCTCGCGGCGGCCGGCCCCACGACCCCACGGCGCGCTCCGCCCTGCCCTCATCCTCGTCAACCCGCCACACGGACAtggaagacgacgacgacgccggcgccggcgccggcgcgtgCGGCCGCGTGCTCGAGTGGGAGCACGGCCTGCCCACGGAGGAGGAGCTGACGCCGCTCTCGCACCCGCTCGTCCCTCCGGCGCTCGCCGCCGCGTTCCGGATCGACGTCAGGGGCACCGGCACCGCCTtcccctcctcccccgccttcGACTGCCCCGTCGTCTTCGCGCACAACTCCCCCACCTCTCACCTGTCCTTCCGctgcgaggacgaggacgaggacgaggacgatgagggggagggggagagggaggaggagggggaggacgCCACCTCCGGAATCGGCGGCTCGTGCGGAGGCGGGAGGGCCGGGAAGAAGGCGCGGATGGTGTGGACGCCGGAGCTGCACCACCGGTTCGTCGAGGCGGTGGCGCACCTCGGCGACAAGGGTGCCGTACCCAAGGCCATCGTGCGCCTCATGAACGTCGAGGGCCTCACCCGCGAGAACGTCGCCAGCCACCTCCAGAAGTACCGCATCTACCTCAAGCGCACGCGCAGCCCCGGAAAGCCGCAGCAGCCTCCTCCGGCCTTCCCGCCGGAGTACGGCTCCCACTTCAGGACCCAACAGCTCTCTGACACCTCCAGCCGGAGCGATTACAGCGCGTTCTCCACTTCTGCCGCCACAGCGAGAAGCTCGAACGCGACAAAGCA GCTGTGGGATGAAAACGGGCCAGACAAGCGTAACACATTCTGA
- the LOC110433282 gene encoding transcription factor PCL1-like isoform X1 has translation MLSPRGGRPHDPTARSALPSSSSTRHTDMEDDDDAGAGAGACGRVLEWEHGLPTEEELTPLSHPLVPPALAAAFRIDVRGTGTAFPSSPAFDCPVVFAHNSPTSHLSFRCEDEDEDEDDEGEGEREEEGEDATSGIGGSCGGGRAGKKARMVWTPELHHRFVEAVAHLGDKGAVPKAIVRLMNVEGLTRENVASHLQKYRIYLKRTRSPGKPQQPPPAFPPEYGSHFRTQQLSDTSSRSDYSAFSTSAATARSSNATKHSRLWDENGPDKRNTF, from the exons ATGTTATCCCCTCGCGGCGGCCGGCCCCACGACCCCACGGCGCGCTCCGCCCTGCCCTCATCCTCGTCAACCCGCCACACGGACAtggaagacgacgacgacgccggcgccggcgccggcgcgtgCGGCCGCGTGCTCGAGTGGGAGCACGGCCTGCCCACGGAGGAGGAGCTGACGCCGCTCTCGCACCCGCTCGTCCCTCCGGCGCTCGCCGCCGCGTTCCGGATCGACGTCAGGGGCACCGGCACCGCCTtcccctcctcccccgccttcGACTGCCCCGTCGTCTTCGCGCACAACTCCCCCACCTCTCACCTGTCCTTCCGctgcgaggacgaggacgaggacgaggacgatgagggggagggggagagggaggaggagggggaggacgCCACCTCCGGAATCGGCGGCTCGTGCGGAGGCGGGAGGGCCGGGAAGAAGGCGCGGATGGTGTGGACGCCGGAGCTGCACCACCGGTTCGTCGAGGCGGTGGCGCACCTCGGCGACAAGGGTGCCGTACCCAAGGCCATCGTGCGCCTCATGAACGTCGAGGGCCTCACCCGCGAGAACGTCGCCAGCCACCTCCAGAAGTACCGCATCTACCTCAAGCGCACGCGCAGCCCCGGAAAGCCGCAGCAGCCTCCTCCGGCCTTCCCGCCGGAGTACGGCTCCCACTTCAGGACCCAACAGCTCTCTGACACCTCCAGCCGGAGCGATTACAGCGCGTTCTCCACTTCTGCCGCCACAGCGAGAAGCTCGAACGCGACAAAGCA CTCCAGGCTGTGGGATGAAAACGGGCCAGACAAGCGTAACACATTCTGA